The genomic stretch AGCCCTGGAGGAATAAAAACCCATGGAAGGGAGAAAGAGCTGCTCCGGTATCACGGAGTAAAATGGCGCGGATCTTTGTTACATAAGCGGCCGCTCCTACAGCCTTGGTAAAACTGATTCCATGGTAGCTTGGGTTCGGCTCTGTAAGGGAAGCAAATTTCCCGGAAGCCTCCCAATCGAATGTTCCGCCGTCAACAATGACCCCGCCAATGGCTGTTCCATGGCCTCCAATATATTTTGTGGCGGAATGGACTACAATATCCGCTCCGTATTCAATTGGTCTTACCAGATAAGGAGTTGCAAAGGTATTGTCCACAATCAGCGGAATTTTATGTGCATGAGCGATGCCTGCAAGCTTTTCAATATCAACCACGTCGGAATTGGGATTGCCCAGAGTTTCAATGAATACCAGCTTTGTGTTTTCCCGAATGGCTTTGTCAAAAGCTTCGTAATCAAAAGGATCCACAAAGGTCGTTTCAACTCCGTATTCTGGGAGAGTATGCTCCAGCAGATTATAAGTACCGCCATAGATATTCTTTGCCGCTACAATATGATCCCCGCTTTTGGCAATATTCTCAATGGAATATGTAACTGCAGCAGCTCCGGAAGCCACTGCCAGGGCAGCCACTCCGCCTTCCAAAGCAGCTATCCTGCGCTCAAAGACGTCCTGGGTTGGGTTTGTCAGTCTCCCATAAATATTTCCTGCATCTGACAGGCTGAATCTGGCCGCAGCGTGATCGCTGTTATGGAACACATAGGAAGATGTCTGGTAAATGGGTACTGCTCTGGCATCGGTAACCGGATCCGCCTGTTCCTGTCCAACATGTAATTGTAATGTTTCAAATTTTAAATTTCTCTCAGCTCTTGTCTTCTTAGCCATATGAATTTCCTCCCAAATGTTATACTGATTATTTATTTCGTATCTTCTTAATTGGTATTATACCTGGTTTTATGGCTAAGTGTTAATTGATATTATTATGACCTGGTTATAGGAAAAACCTATAGCAGAGCCTTCATAGATTTCTGTTACAAGCTCCTGCTTATCCATCATATATCCCTGAGTACTGAATATATATATACAAATAATAATAAGGACAATGACCTATGAATGAACATTACCCCTTTGTAAACCTGCCGCTGCCGTATCCATACGATGCGCTGGAACCCTACATAGACACGCAAACCATGTACCTGCACCACGATAGGCTGCAGCAACGATATGTGGCGAATCTTAACGGGATCCTGTCGAATTATCCGCAGCTGCAAAACAAATCTTTGGAGGAGCTGCTTTCGGACACGGAAAGCCTTCCTTCGGAAGTCCGTCAGGGCATCATTAATAATGCGGGCGGAGTTTATAATCACACCATCTATTTCTTCGGAATGACCAATTCCATGACCCGGACCCAGGCTGAAGTATTGTATCCTGCCATCGTACAATACTTTGGATCGGTGGAACAGTTTTTTGATGAATTCAAAAGGTATGCACTGGCTATATTTGGATCCGGGTATGCCTGGCTGGTAGTGGATTCTAACGGCGTGCTGAAACTCGTAACAACACCAAACCAGAATTCCCCTATCTCAGATGGCCTTTGCGTGATTGCAGGCATCGACTGCTGGGAACATGCCTATTTTTTGAAGCGGTTTAACGACAGGGCCGCATACATAGAAGACTGGTTCCATGTGGTAAGCTGGGAGGCTGCGGACGAACGTTATAAAGCATGCATCAGTGCAAAATCTTAATATGGATACTCCGGATTATAAAATCAAACCTTCAAACCGATGATTATTATATTGTCTGTTTGAAGGTTTTCATTCTTCTGCCGGAAAGTCTTTCATTGGTCATACAGCTTCCCTCTGACTGGATATTTAATAAGCAAAAAGAGGAACCGGCAAAGCGACTCCTCTTTCCTTTTCTAAAAGTAAAACACCTTAAAAATCAAGGTTTATCCTTAGAATTTACCTTCTCTTGCACTCTCTTCAATTCCTACAGCCACAGCAACGGTAGCCCCAACCATAGGGTTGTTACCCATACCGATCAGACCCATCATTTCCACGTGAGCCGGAACGGAAGAAGAACCTGCGAACTGAGCATCAGAGTGCATACGTCCCATAGTATCAGTCATACCGTAGGAAGCTGGACCTGCTGCCATGTTATCCGGATGAAGGGTACGTCCTGTACCGCCGCCGGATGCTACGGAAAAGTACTTCTTGCCCTTCTCTGAACATTCTTTCTTATAGGTTCCTGCTACCGGATGCTGGAATCTGGTTGGGTTGGTAGAGTTTCCTGTGATAGAAACATCAACGCCTTCCTTCCACATAACTGCAACACCTTCTGTAACATCGTTTGCACCGTAGCAGTTAACTTTTGCTCTTAAACCTTCTGAGTATGACTTTCTCCAAAGCTCTTTTACTTCGCCTGAGTAATAATCCATCTCTGTTTCTACATATGTAAATCCATTGATTCTGGAAATGATCTGTGCTGCATCTTTTCCTAAACCATTTAAAATAACTCTTAATGGTTTCTGACGAACCTTGTTTGCCTTCTCAGCAATACCGATTGCGCCTTCAGCTGCTGCAAAGGACTCATGACCTGCTAAAAAGCAGAAGCACTCGGTCTCTTCTTCCAGAAGCATCTTTCCTAAGTTACCATGTCCCAGACCTACTTTACGCTGATCGGCAACGGAACCTGGAATACAGAAAGCCTGAAGACCTTCTCCAATAGCTGCTGCTGCGTCTGCTGCTTTTCTGCAGTCTTTCTTGATTGCAATTGCTGCACCAACGATGTAAGCCCAACAAGCATTCTCAAAACAGATCGGCTGGATCTTCTTTACCTGCTCGTATACATCCAGACCTGCATCTTTTGTAATCTTTTCAGCTTCTTCAATAGAAGCAATGCCATAGCTATTTAATACAGAATTGATTTTGTCAATTCTTCTCTCATATGATTCAAATAATGCCATTATCTTGTCCTCCTTATTATTGGCCAAATATCTTCGCTTTGATAACCGCTAACCGACAGGCTTTTGCCAATCTGATTATTCATGTCTTGGGTCAATGATCTTAGCAGCTTCGGCAACGCGTCCGTACTGTCCTTTTGCCTTTTCCCAAGCAGTCGTCGGGTCATCACCCTTCTTGATGAAGTCAGTCATCTTTCCAAGGCTTACGAACTGATAGCCAATGATCTGATCTTCTTCATCCAGAGCGATACCGGTTACATAGCCTTCCGCCATCTCTAAGTAACGAGGACCTTTCTTTAATGTTCCGTACATGGTACCAACCTGTGAACGGAGACCCTTTCCTAAGTCTTCCAGTCCTGCACCTACCGGAAGTCCATCCTCAGAAAATGCACTCTGTGTTCTGCCGTATGCGATCTGTAAGAATAATTCTCTCATAGCGGTGTTGATGGCGTCACAAACAAGGTCTGTATTTAATGCTTCTAAAACGGTCAGTCCTGGCAGGATCTCTGCTGCCATAGCAGCGGAATGTGTCATACCGGAACAGCCGATAGTTTCTACTAATGCTTCCTGGATAATACCCTCTTTTACGTTAAGAGTCAGCTTGCATGCACCCTGCTGAGGAGCACACCAGCCAACGCCATGTGTCAGACCGGAGATATCTTTAACTTCTCTAGATTTTACCCATTTTGCTTCTTCTGGGATTGGAGCAGCGCCGTGATGAACGCCCTGTGCCACTGTGCACATCTCTTCTACTTCCTGTGAATAAATCATGTTAAAACTCCTTTCGAATAAGTAATAATTGTGAACAGTACTTTGTTAAATATATCACATCATACTTGATTACATTTTCTCATATAATGTCGATTTCCGCAAGCTCTTTTTAAGGAAACAGGGAGGGATCAGCGGATCCCTCCCTGCAAAACACATTCCTATACAATTCTTCTGACGGATAAAATCGTCCGGTAGGTGGCATTTCCTACCTTAATACCGGTCGACGGGGAACTGGCATGAACTATTTGTCCATTACCGATGTAAATTCCTATATGGCCTGCATAGCAGATCAGGTCTCCCGGCTGGGCATCAGAATAGGATACCTCACGCCCTGCAGAGCGCTGCTCCGAAGAGCTTCTTGGTAGGGAGTAGCCGAATTTCTTGTACACAGACAGTACAAACCCGGAGCAGTCCGTACCGTTCGTCAGGCTGGTACCTCCAAATACATAGGGGTTCCCCACAAACTGAAGTCCGTAATCCGCAACCGCACGGCCCTCCGCTGATCCTCCGCTGCTTTTGGAAGCAGACGGACCGGTGTACTTGTTGTTGGCATTGGAGGACTTGGGTTTTGAGCTGGTGTTTGCCGCAGCTTTCTTTCTGGCCTCTTCCTCCGCTTTTTTCCTGGCTTCTTCGGCTGCCTTCTTTCTGGCCTCCTCTTCTTTCGCCTTGCGGATCTCTTCATTCTTCTTTGCTACCGTCTGGGCAAAAACCGCCGCATCCTGCTTGGCTTGTGCAAGCTGGCTGTCGAAATTGGAAACTTCCTTTTTCTTCGTGGAGATCAGTGTCTCAAGTGCAGATTGCTGTTCCTTATACTCCAGCTCCATGACCTCCATCTCAGCCTTGTCCTCTTCCAGGTCAGACTTATAATCGGCCACCTTCTGCTTTGTCTCCTGATAGGTGATCAGCATGTTCCGGTCGTATGTATAAATTCCTTCTACGTATTCCGCCTTATTAAGAAGATCAGACATGTTCTTAACCTGAAGGAAAATATCCAGATATTCTGTATCTCCCTTTTCGTACATGTACTGGATTCGCTTCTTCATGGAAGCGTACTGCTTTTCTTCCTCTTTCTTAGCTGCTGCATAGTCCAGCTCTGCCTGCTTGATCTCTGCTTCCTTGTTGGCCATATCACTTTCCAGAACTTTGATATCAGCCAAAAGAGCAGTCAGATCAGAAGTCAGCTTTGATACCTGATTCTGGGCAGCGCTCTTTTTGCCTTCAGCTTCCTGGGCTTTTTTATTTGCCTCTTCCAGTTTTTTTTGCGCTTCCTGTTTTTCTTTTTCCGCTTTTGACGTGGCCCAGGCGGGAACAGTCTGGCCGCAGACCATTGCACTTACCAACAGGCCGCAGAGAAGCTTTTTAATCATTTTCCTGTTTCTTTCATACATATTCTGCATTTTTCGTTTCATCGTCAGTTCCTTTTCCCCTTTTTTCTACCTTATATGTTAACGTATAACCATGGTGAAATTCAAGTCTTTTTTGGAAAATTTTGATAATTGTAAGATACTGCCAAATGAACTTCCGGTTATCTATTCAAGTTCCGCTTCCAGACGGGCCTGGTGCTTATCCTGTGGCAGCTTTCTTGCCACCACAAGGAAGGATAAGAAGAATAGAATCCCTTTGATGATACTTGAAATGGTAAAAGCCCACCAGATTCCGTCAAGCCCAAGGGCTGTGCTGCTTAGAATCTTGGCAAGAGGTATCCTGGCGGAAGTAAATAAAACGCTGATGACCGAGCAGAGAAGGGTCCTGCCAAGACCGGAGAGAGCCCCTACTGTTGTCAGTTCAATGCACATGAACATCTGGCAAAAGCCCAGGATCACAAGATAGCGCACTCCCATTGGAATAACTTCTGGTTCATGGATGAATAATCCGAATATATGCTCGGGAAAGCCGATCAGAAGAGCTGAGCTGAACAATCCCCAGACAAACATGACACCGATTGCCGTAAAATAGCCCTTTTTCACTCTTCCATACTGACCTGCCCCATAATTTTGACCCACAAAGGAGTTAATGGCGGCTGCAAATCCATCTGCCGTCATCCACGATATGGATTCGATCTGTCCGCCTACCCGCAACACCGCCACAGCAATATCCCCAAATCCGGTTACAAACCGGGTCAGAATCATGGAAATGCTGGTATAAATAATGTTCTGAACGGAAGCAGGGAAACCGATCCGGACCATGGCTTTCATGTAATCCCAGGGGACCTTATGAAACACCTTCACCTTATCAAACAGTACCTGGTCCTTTCGAATGGCAATGAGGAATACTGCAGTAACTACTGCCTGGGCCATGACCGTTGCAATGGCCGCCCCCGCTACTCCTGAGCCCTTTATCGGACCCACCCCAAAAATCAGGACAGGATCCAGCACCATATTCAAAACCAGGCCGATAAAATTCGCAAGCAATGGTGTCTTACTGTCGCCCATCGCTGTCATGATCCCGGTAATAATCGAATTTAAAAAGGAAAATACAATCAAGCCGCAGGTAATCTTTAAATAAACCTGTGCATTATAGGTAACGAAAGCATCGTTCAACCCGAAAAATGCGATCAAAGGCTTTGCCCCGAAAAACGTCACTACCCCATACAGCAGTGCAAATAAAAGCCCCATCTGAACCGAACCGGAAGCATAGACTGCCGCCTCCTTCCTGTCTCCCTTTCCAAGCGCATGAGCTACCTTTACCTGACCGCCCATTTTTGCCAGAGCGACAACGCCCTGGGAGAGCCAGACATACATACCCCCTGCGCCGACCGCTGCAACAGCCGGGGAACCGACGAACCCGATCCAGGCCATATCCGTCAGATTATAAGCCATCTGCACCAGGGCCGTGACCATGATGGGAAGGGCCAGACCGGTCAATGATGTAAAAATATGTCCATTTAATAAATCAATTTTCTTATTCATAAATTATGTAACAACCTTTCAAAAGGGCCGCCAGTGAACTGGCAGCCCTTTATTTTCTTACTATCTGGATTATTCCTTAGAAGAAAGGTATTCATCAATGCCTCTTGCTCCAGCCCGTCCGGCTTCCATAGCCAGAATAACGGTTGCAGCTCCTGTTACCGCATCTCCTCCGGCGTAAACGCCATCCTTGCTGGTCTTTCCTGTAGATTCCTCAGCAATGATACATTTGCGCTTATTGATATCCAGTCCTTTTGTTGTATTGGATATGAGCGGGTTCGGTGAAGTTCCTAAGGACATGATAACGGTATCTACATCAATGACGAATTCAGATCCCTCTATCTCAACAGGTCTTCTTCTGCCGGAAGCATCCGGTTCTCCAAGCTCCATTTTAATGCATTTCATTCCATTTACCCAGCCTTTATCATCGGTGAGAATTTCTAACGGGTTGGATAAAAGGTTGAAAATGATTCCTTCTTCCTTTGCGTGGTGAACTTCTTCCGCTCTTGCCGGAAGCTCCGCCTCACTTCTTCTATATACAACGTGTACCTCTGCGCCAAGACGAAGGGCCGTCCTTGCTGCATCCATGGCAACGTTTCCGCCGCCTACCACTGCAACCTTCTTGCCCGCTACGATAGGGGTATCATAATCACTGCGGAACGCTTTCATCAGGTTGCTTCTGGTTAAATATTCGTTGGCAGAGAATACGCCGTTTGCGTTCTCTCCCTGAATTCCCATGAACATAGGAAGACCTGCTCCAGAACCGATAAATATGGCCTGGAAGCCTTCTTCATCCAAAAGCTCGTCAATGGTCACGGACTTGCCGATGATTACATTGGTTTCAATCTTAACACCAAGCTTTCTTACGTTATCAATCTCCGGCTGAACCACACCTTCCTTTGGAAGACGGAATTCCGGAATGCCGTAGGTCAATACGCCGCCCGGCTCATGAAGAGCTTCAAAAATAGTAACTTCATAGCCCATTTTAGCCAGGTCACCGGCACAGGTTAAACCGGAAGGACCGGAACCGATGACGGCTACCTTCTTGCCATTGGTCTTTTCCGGAGCAGCCGGTACGAAACCGTGCTCTCTGGAATAGTCCGCCACAAAACGCTCCAGCTTTCCGATAGAAATAGGTTCTCCCTTGATTCCGCGGATACACTGGCCTTCGCACTGGCTCTCCTGGGGGCATACCCGGCCGCAGACAGCAGGAAGTGCAGAGGACTCAGCAATAATTCTTGCAGCTTCTTCGTGATTTCCTTTTTCCACTTCTTTAATAAAGCCGGGAATATTAATGGATACCGGGCAGCCTGCTACGCATTTTGGGTTTTTGCAATTAATACAGCGGCTGGCTTCCTCTTTTGCCTCTTCCTCATTATATCCAAGACAAACCTCTTCGAAGTTCGTCGCTCTTACCTTAGGGTCTTGTTCTCTTACTGGTACTTTCTTTAATACATCCATTACTCGTTACCTCCACACAATCCGCAGCCGCCGTGATGAGTATCGCCCTCACGTTCTTTTAAAACCGAGCGCCCTTCTTCTGACTTATACATCATCTGGCGCTTCATGGCCTCGTCAAAATTAACAAGATGGCCGTCAAACTCCGGTCCGTCTACGCAGGCAAATTTCACTTCACCGCCGACCGTAACACGGCAGGCACCGCACATGCCGGTTCCGTCTACCATGACCGGGTTTAAGCTGACAACCGTAGGAATACCAAGCTCCTTGGTCACAAGGCAGGCAAACTTCATCATGATCATCGGTCCGATGGCTACGCACACATCGTATTTCTTACCCTGGTTCAGGACCAGGTCTTTGATTACCTCAGTTACCAGGCCCTTTCTTTCATAAGAGCCGTCATCTGTGGTTATATATAAATTTCCGGCCTGCTCTCTCATAGCATCTTCCAGAATCAATAAGTCCTTGGTCTTTGCTCCCACAATGACATCCACGTCAATGCCGTGCTCTTTCATCCATTTTACCTGAGGATAAACAGGAGCAGTTCCTACACCGCCGGCCACAAATAAATATTTCTTTTTCTTCAGCTCTTCTATATCTTCGTGTACGAATTCAGACGCATTGCCCAAAGGACCCACCACATCCGCAAAGCTGTCTCCTGTCTTTAAAACAGCCATCTTTTCCGTGCTTGCGCCTACGGTTTGGAATACAATGGTAATGCTTCCCTTCTCACGATCATAATTACAAATGGTCAGGGGAATTCTCTCTCCTCTGTCATCCATCTTGACAATAACAAACTCTCCAGGCTGGCAGGCTTTGGCAATCCGAGGTGCTTCCACATCCATCAGATAGATCTTGTCAGCTAACATCTCTGCTTTTAAAATCCTATACATCTTCATCCTCCTAATGTCTTCGTGAATATACCTGTACACCTTTCCTGATGGCCTTCCCCAACAATCAGGCGAAATAGTACTCGTATCATATTACCATTTTTAAATGGCACTGACAACATTTATTAAAAAAATATCAATAAAAATTTATAGATTCCGTCGAATTTTGCCTATTATCTTACAGATTTTCAGCTTGTTGAAAAAACTGGATATGCTTGTATATCCAGTTTTTTCACAGGCGAAAGACCGAAAAGCGCCTGAATTTAACCGTTCCTCTGATACATGCGGAACGTATAGCACAAATTAAAATAAGTCTGTTCATCGCTTTCCGCCGCCATTTCCCATGTCGGATCCTGGTCTAAATTGGGGAAATGTGTATCGGCACTGTACATATAGTCAATATAAGTTACATGGGCGGTATTACAATATGGGAAAAACTGTTCGTAAATGCTTTGCCCGCCTATGATAAAGCAATCCTCCTCAGGATAATTGCCAAGCTCTTTAAGGGCCTCTGGAAGGCTGTGGCAGACGACCGCTCCCTTTACCTTGTAATCCGGATCCCTGGTCAATACGATGTTGGTTCTTCCATAAAGCGGCTGCTTTCCAGGAAGGCTCTCAAGTGTCTTTCGTCCCATGACGATCACCTTCCCCATGGTTTCCTCCCGGAACAGCTTCTTATCCTCTGGGATAGAAACAAGAAGCTGGCCCTGATTGCCGATGGACCAGTTTTTATCCACTGCAACAATGATATTCATAGGTCAACCCCTCCTTTTCCTTTATTCTTCTCCAATGATCAGTTCTTTTGCATAAGGAAGTGTTTCGATCCACCTGCAGAAGTCATGCCATTCTTCCAGCTTGTGGCTGCGCCTTGCAAAGTAGATGTTGATCAGGGTTTCATAATTTAAAGTGCATGTCCTCATCTGGTTATAGCCGGATGGAAGGAGCTGGATCAGATCATACCAATCCTCTTTCTTTTTATTCTCTATGTAGCGGAGACGTATCTTTTCCATTTCAGCCACCACAGTTTCCATAAAGGCCAGGGTTCCTTCCGACATATGGTCATGGCTGAAGTCCTCCAGTTCAAATGGCTTGCTGTGAATCTTATGCATGGTGCTGGTGGAATTGGCCACAGTAGCCACTTTGTAGGTATCGTATTCTTTCCACCAGTAAATCGGCGCCGTAATATCCA from Lacrimispora sphenoides JCM 1415 encodes the following:
- a CDS encoding NlpC/P60 family protein — translated: MKRKMQNMYERNRKMIKKLLCGLLVSAMVCGQTVPAWATSKAEKEKQEAQKKLEEANKKAQEAEGKKSAAQNQVSKLTSDLTALLADIKVLESDMANKEAEIKQAELDYAAAKKEEEKQYASMKKRIQYMYEKGDTEYLDIFLQVKNMSDLLNKAEYVEGIYTYDRNMLITYQETKQKVADYKSDLEEDKAEMEVMELEYKEQQSALETLISTKKKEVSNFDSQLAQAKQDAAVFAQTVAKKNEEIRKAKEEEARKKAAEEARKKAEEEARKKAAANTSSKPKSSNANNKYTGPSASKSSGGSAEGRAVADYGLQFVGNPYVFGGTSLTNGTDCSGFVLSVYKKFGYSLPRSSSEQRSAGREVSYSDAQPGDLICYAGHIGIYIGNGQIVHASSPSTGIKVGNATYRTILSVRRIV
- a CDS encoding sulfide/dihydroorotate dehydrogenase-like FAD/NAD-binding protein; this encodes MYRILKAEMLADKIYLMDVEAPRIAKACQPGEFVIVKMDDRGERIPLTICNYDREKGSITIVFQTVGASTEKMAVLKTGDSFADVVGPLGNASEFVHEDIEELKKKKYLFVAGGVGTAPVYPQVKWMKEHGIDVDVIVGAKTKDLLILEDAMREQAGNLYITTDDGSYERKGLVTEVIKDLVLNQGKKYDVCVAIGPMIMMKFACLVTKELGIPTVVSLNPVMVDGTGMCGACRVTVGGEVKFACVDGPEFDGHLVNFDEAMKRQMMYKSEEGRSVLKEREGDTHHGGCGLCGGNE
- a CDS encoding superoxide dismutase; amino-acid sequence: MNEHYPFVNLPLPYPYDALEPYIDTQTMYLHHDRLQQRYVANLNGILSNYPQLQNKSLEELLSDTESLPSEVRQGIINNAGGVYNHTIYFFGMTNSMTRTQAEVLYPAIVQYFGSVEQFFDEFKRYALAIFGSGYAWLVVDSNGVLKLVTTPNQNSPISDGLCVIAGIDCWEHAYFLKRFNDRAAYIEDWFHVVSWEAADERYKACISAKS
- a CDS encoding iron-sulfur cluster assembly scaffold protein, translated to MIYSQEVEEMCTVAQGVHHGAAPIPEEAKWVKSREVKDISGLTHGVGWCAPQQGACKLTLNVKEGIIQEALVETIGCSGMTHSAAMAAEILPGLTVLEALNTDLVCDAINTAMRELFLQIAYGRTQSAFSEDGLPVGAGLEDLGKGLRSQVGTMYGTLKKGPRYLEMAEGYVTGIALDEEDQIIGYQFVSLGKMTDFIKKGDDPTTAWEKAKGQYGRVAEAAKIIDPRHE
- a CDS encoding O-acetylhomoserine aminocarboxypropyltransferase/cysteine synthase family protein codes for the protein MAKKTRAERNLKFETLQLHVGQEQADPVTDARAVPIYQTSSYVFHNSDHAAARFSLSDAGNIYGRLTNPTQDVFERRIAALEGGVAALAVASGAAAVTYSIENIAKSGDHIVAAKNIYGGTYNLLEHTLPEYGVETTFVDPFDYEAFDKAIRENTKLVFIETLGNPNSDVVDIEKLAGIAHAHKIPLIVDNTFATPYLVRPIEYGADIVVHSATKYIGGHGTAIGGVIVDGGTFDWEASGKFASLTEPNPSYHGISFTKAVGAAAYVTKIRAILLRDTGAALSPFHGFLFLQGLETLSLRVERHVENALKVAQYLKNHPQVEKVHHPSVSEDPEQQELYGKYFPNGGGSIFTFEIKGDARKAKDFIDQLELFSLLANVADVKSLVIHPASTTHSQMSVEELEDSGIKPNTIRLSIGTEHAADIIEDLEEAFKAVQ
- a CDS encoding dihydrofolate reductase; translated protein: MNIIVAVDKNWSIGNQGQLLVSIPEDKKLFREETMGKVIVMGRKTLESLPGKQPLYGRTNIVLTRDPDYKVKGAVVCHSLPEALKELGNYPEEDCFIIGGQSIYEQFFPYCNTAHVTYIDYMYSADTHFPNLDQDPTWEMAAESDEQTYFNLCYTFRMYQRNG
- a CDS encoding GGGtGRT protein, which gives rise to MALFESYERRIDKINSVLNSYGIASIEEAEKITKDAGLDVYEQVKKIQPICFENACWAYIVGAAIAIKKDCRKAADAAAAIGEGLQAFCIPGSVADQRKVGLGHGNLGKMLLEEETECFCFLAGHESFAAAEGAIGIAEKANKVRQKPLRVILNGLGKDAAQIISRINGFTYVETEMDYYSGEVKELWRKSYSEGLRAKVNCYGANDVTEGVAVMWKEGVDVSITGNSTNPTRFQHPVAGTYKKECSEKGKKYFSVASGGGTGRTLHPDNMAAGPASYGMTDTMGRMHSDAQFAGSSSVPAHVEMMGLIGMGNNPMVGATVAVAVGIEESAREGKF
- the gltA gene encoding NADPH-dependent glutamate synthase, translated to MDVLKKVPVREQDPKVRATNFEEVCLGYNEEEAKEEASRCINCKNPKCVAGCPVSINIPGFIKEVEKGNHEEAARIIAESSALPAVCGRVCPQESQCEGQCIRGIKGEPISIGKLERFVADYSREHGFVPAAPEKTNGKKVAVIGSGPSGLTCAGDLAKMGYEVTIFEALHEPGGVLTYGIPEFRLPKEGVVQPEIDNVRKLGVKIETNVIIGKSVTIDELLDEEGFQAIFIGSGAGLPMFMGIQGENANGVFSANEYLTRSNLMKAFRSDYDTPIVAGKKVAVVGGGNVAMDAARTALRLGAEVHVVYRRSEAELPARAEEVHHAKEEGIIFNLLSNPLEILTDDKGWVNGMKCIKMELGEPDASGRRRPVEIEGSEFVIDVDTVIMSLGTSPNPLISNTTKGLDINKRKCIIAEESTGKTSKDGVYAGGDAVTGAATVILAMEAGRAGARGIDEYLSSKE
- a CDS encoding MATE family efflux transporter; its protein translation is MNKKIDLLNGHIFTSLTGLALPIMVTALVQMAYNLTDMAWIGFVGSPAVAAVGAGGMYVWLSQGVVALAKMGGQVKVAHALGKGDRKEAAVYASGSVQMGLLFALLYGVVTFFGAKPLIAFFGLNDAFVTYNAQVYLKITCGLIVFSFLNSIITGIMTAMGDSKTPLLANFIGLVLNMVLDPVLIFGVGPIKGSGVAGAAIATVMAQAVVTAVFLIAIRKDQVLFDKVKVFHKVPWDYMKAMVRIGFPASVQNIIYTSISMILTRFVTGFGDIAVAVLRVGGQIESISWMTADGFAAAINSFVGQNYGAGQYGRVKKGYFTAIGVMFVWGLFSSALLIGFPEHIFGLFIHEPEVIPMGVRYLVILGFCQMFMCIELTTVGALSGLGRTLLCSVISVLFTSARIPLAKILSSTALGLDGIWWAFTISSIIKGILFFLSFLVVARKLPQDKHQARLEAELE